From Nymphaea colorata isolate Beijing-Zhang1983 chromosome 6, ASM883128v2, whole genome shotgun sequence, a single genomic window includes:
- the LOC116255623 gene encoding serrate RNA effector molecule-like produces MAEVMDMPAEALDRGQERQTDRKDKTSEELPRKRDRDSRERRDERDSNRRGEHYERNRSPSRDRDREYRRRSSLSPPPYVSRERWHSPSRHSPPPFKRGRRGDGHDHRRSSPRGGFGSDDGRFGYDYIGRGYDRGGGRPGYHDERAHGRHGYQDWSDSHFVDRSNTMGGPQREGLMSYKQFILELEDDILPAEAERRYEEYRSEYISTQKCTFFDTHKDEEWLKDKYHPTNLLTVIERRNENAKALAKEFLLDLQSGTVDLGPSVIALSAKSGPGSEPNSEDEADATGKRRRHGRGSGKENELLSAAPKAHPVSGEPRRIQTDVLQAQALVWKLDAEKGIEDNVLSSVDQDKLDAEKSHGGSMGPIVIIRGLSTVKGLEGVELLDTILTYLWRVHGLDYYGMTETNEPKGLRHVRGESKSYGGANVSSATEWEKKLDTLWQGRLQRQDPLVEMTAKDKIDAATIEALDPFVRKIRDEKYGWKYGCGAKGCTKLFHAVEFVHKHLKLKHSDLVMELTSKIQEDLYFQNYTNDPNAPGGMPVLQQPGVKNRPHRRRLGSDGMGRPREERSSRREHDRADRVSGRERYDRGENSPSHDYQSGEHPDSPLRDAYGGPGIRGAPFSSDAPPPPPVLMPVPGAGPLGPFVPAPPEVAMRMLRDQGGPGPLEGNGGARGRIGRPGPSAIGAGPIIAAVPPAFGQDPRRIRSYQDLDAPEDEVTVIDYRSL; encoded by the exons ATGGCGGAGGTTATGGATATGCCTGCAGAAGCCCTAGATCGTGGACAGGAGAGGCAGACAGACCGGAAGGATAAGACATCCGAGGAACTACCGAGGAAGAGGGACAGGGACTCGAGGGAGAGGAGGGACGAGCGGGACTCTAACCGGCGAGGCGAACATTACGAGCGGAACCGGTCTCCGTCAAGGGACCGAGACAGGGAGTACAGGCGGCGGAGCAGTCTTAGCCCTCCACCTTACGTCTCACGGGAGCGCTGGCATTCTCCTTCTCGTCATTCCCCTCCACCGTTCAAGCGTGGCCGGAGGGGTGATGGACACGATCATCGTCGGAGTAGCCCTAGGGGTGGTTTTGGTTCCGACGACGGGAG ATTTGGTTATGATTATATTGGAAGAGGCTATGATAGAGGAGGCGGGAGACCTGGGTACCATGACGAAAGGGCCCATGGGCGGCATGGTTATCAAG ACTGGTCTGATTCTCACTTTGTTGATCGCTCAAACACAATGGGTGGCCCACAGAG GGAAGGTTTGATGTCTTATAAGCAGTTCATTTTGGAGCTTGAAGATGATATTCTGCCTGCGGAAGCTGAGAGGAG GTATGAAGAATACAGGTCAGAGTATATCTCAACTCAAAAGTGTACCTTTTTCGACACTCACAAGGATGAAGAATG GCTAAAAGACAAATATCATCCAACAAATTTGCTGACAGTCATTGAAAG gagaaatgaaaatgcaaaggcTCTTGCAAAGGAGTTCTTGTTGGATTTGCAGAGTGGAACAGTGGACCT CGGTCCAAGTGTCATTGCTTTATCAGCTAAATCTGGGCCAGGAAGTGAGCCTAATTCAGAAGATGAGGCAGATGCCACTGGCAAAAGAAGGCGCCATGGTAGAGGCTCTGGCAAAGAAAATGAGCTTCTTTCAGCCGCTCCAAAGGCTCATCCAGTTAGTGGTGAACCAAGGAGGATTCAAACTGATGTTCTACAGGCACAGGCTCTTGTATGGAAGCTTGatgctgaaaaaggcattgaaGACAATGTCCTTAGTAGTGTGGATCAGGACAAGTTGGACGCTGAAAAATCTCATGGTGGATCCATGGGTCCCATTGTGATTATACGTGGCTTGTCAACGGTCAAGGGATTAGAAGGTGTTGAGCTATTGGATACTATTTTGACATATCTGTGGAGGGTTCATGGCCTGGATTATTATGGTATGACTGAAACCAATGAGCCTAAAGGTCTGAGGCATGTAAGGGGAGAGAGTAAGAGCTACGGTGGGGCAAATGTATCTTCTGCAACAGAGTGGGAAAAGAAGCTTGACACTTTATGGCAAGGAAGATTGCAAAGGCAGGATCCTCTGGTAGAAATGACAGCAAAAGATAAAATCGATGCTGCTACAATTGAAGCGTTGGATCCTTTTGTTAGGAAAATAAGAGATGAGAAGTATGGATGGAAATATGGATGTGGAGCAAAAGGCTGCACAAAACTATTTCATGCAGTAGAGTTTGTGCACAAGCATCTAAAATTGAAGCATTCTGACCTTGTAATGGAACTGACTTCTAAAATTCAGGAGGATCTCTATTTTCAGAACTACACAAA TGATCCCAATGCACCCGGTGGCATGCCTGTACTTCAACAGCCGGGAGTG AAAAACAGACCACACAGGCGAAGGCTTGGTTCAGATGGGATGGGTCGTCCAAGAGAGGAGCGCAGTAGTAGGAGGGAGCATGACAGGGCTGATAGGGTTAGTGGAAGAGAAAGATATGATCGAGGTGAAAACTCACCGTCTCATGATTATCAATCTGGTGAACATCCTGATTCTCCGCTTCGTGATGCTTATGGTGGCCCTGGAATTCGTGGTGCACCCTTCAGCTCTGATGCGCCTCCTCCCCCGCCTGTCTTAATGCCAGTGCCTGGTGCTGG TCCTCTCGGTCCATTTGTTCCTGCGCCACCTGAGGTTGCAATGCGAATGTTACGAGATCAAGGTGGTCCAGGTCCCTTGGAAGGAAATGGTGGTGCACGAGGTAGGATAGGGCGTCCAGGGCCTTCTGCTATCGGTGCAGGTCCCATTATTGCTGCTGTTCCTCCAGCTTTCGGTCAGGACCCAAGACGAATCAGGAG TTATCAAGATCTTGATGCCCCCGAAGACGAAGTTACTGTCATTGACTATCGGAGTTTATAG
- the LOC116256670 gene encoding pentatricopeptide repeat-containing protein At2g41080 translates to MFLSLLSRRRNFHILLVRTLVTRSTPHSSKDGEEFIDLCQQGRLREAVEAAPPELWANPRLASLLLQGCVPNGSLAKGMQVHSLILTRGLSSDRFLCNHLLNMYSKCGGLQYARQLFDVMPHRNTMSFNIMLGAYVQNGCLELALDVFEGMPERNLASWNAMVTGLVQYEHHEEGLWLLVTMQKMGIMPDQFTLGSVLKGCAELQALRQGEQLHVMAVKAGLQSDVCVGSSLAHMYIKCQCVREGELVVGDMPVQNVVSCNTIIAGRAQSGYPEKALEHYQWMRSNGFKPDRVTFVSVISSCSELATLGQGQQVHAHAIKVGTDSSVSVKSSLVSMYSKCGCLDGSIKSFSGTTDADVVLWSSMIAAYGFHGRGRDAIKLFNEMEKGGMEPNDITFLNVLYACSHSGLKAEGQQYFKLMKEKYGLAPRLEHYTCVVDLLGRSGDLDEAVTMIRSMPLQADTVIWKTLLSACKIHRNAQVGKGVAEAVLQLDPQDSAPYVLLSNIHADAKRWEDVTMVRKTMWESKVKKEPGISWLEMKNQIYQFCAGDRSSPQWSAINEYLEKLTVKMKAYGYVPDTSSVLHDMDIEEKEYCLAHHSEKLAIVFGLLNVPADSPVRVMKNLRVCDDCHLAIKCISKIVKREIIVRDVSRFHHFVDGKCSCSDYW, encoded by the coding sequence ATGTTTCTGAGCCTTCTGTCCAGGCGCCGGAATTTCCATATCCTTCTTGTTCGCACTCTCGTCACTCGAAGCACCCCACACTCCTCCAAGGACGGAGAGGAATTCATTGATCTTTGTCAGCAAGGGAGGTTAAGGGAAGCAGTAGAGGCAGCGCCACCGGAGCTATGGGCGAACCCGAGGTTGGCTTCCCTTCTCCTTCAAGGGTGCGTTCCAAATGGATCCCTTGCGAAGGGAATGCAGGTACACTCGCTCATACTCACGAGGGGACTGTCCTCGGACCGGTTTCTCTGCAACCATCTTCTGAATATGTACTCAAAATGTGGCGGCCTGCAATACGCGCGCCAATTGTTTGACGTTATGCCTCATCGGAACACCATGTCCTTCAATATCATGCTAGGCGCGTACGTGCAGAACGGCTGCCTGGAGCTCGCGTTGGACGTGTTCGAAGGAATGCCTGAGAGAAACTTAGCATCCTGGAATGCGATGGTCACTGGGCTGGTGCAGTATGAACATCATGAAGAGGGGCTGTGGCTTCTTGTTACAATGCAGAAGATGGGCATCATGCCTGATCAGTTCACTCTTGGAAGTGTTCTTAAAGGGTGTGCTGAACTGCAAGCACTGAGGCAGGGGGAGCAGCTTCATGTGATGGCAGTTAAAGCTGGTCTTCAGTCGGATGTCTGCGTTGGGAGCTCGCTAGCTCACATGTACATCAAATGCCAGTGTGTTCGTGAGGGAGAGTTGGTGGTTGGAGACATGCCAGTGCAGAATGTCGTTTCCTGCAACACGATTATAGCAGGGCGCGCACAGAGTGGGTACCCGGAGAAGGCGTTGGAACACTATCAATGGATGAGGAGCAACGGGTTCAAACCTGATCGTGTCACCTTCGTGAGCGTAATTAGTTCTTGCTCCGAGCTTGCAACGCTTGGTCAAGGACAGCAGGTCCATGCCCATGCGATTAAGGTTGGTACAGATTCATCTGTATCAGTAAAAAGTTCATTAGTCAGCATGTATTCAAAGTGCGGTTGTTTAGATGGTTCGATCAAATCATTTTCTGGAACCACTGATGCCGATGTAGTCCTTTGGAGTTCAATGATTGCTGCATATGGGTTCCATGGGCGTGGAAGAGATGCAATTAAGCTGTTTAACGAGATGGAAAAGGGAGGAATGGAACCAAACGACATAACCTTCCTGAATGTCCTTTACGCTTGTAGCCACAGTGGACTGAAGGCGGAAGGGCAGCAGTACTTCaaattgatgaaagaaaaatacgGGTTGGCGCCGAGGCTAGAACACTACACTTGTGTGGTTGATCTTCTTGGCCGTTCTGGTGATTTGGATGAAGCTGTGACCATGATCCGGTCGATGCCTCTACAAGCTGATACAGTCATTTGGAAAACTTTGTTGTCCGCTTGTAAGATTCATAGGAACGCACAGGTCGGAAAGGGGGTTGCTGAGGCTGTTCTTCAGCTGGATCCTCAAGACTCTGCTCCATATGTTTTACTTTCCAACATTCATGCAGATGCCAAGAGATGGGAAGATGTTACCATGGTTAGGAAAACCATGTGGGAATCCAAAGTGAAGAAGGAGCCTGGCATAAGTTGGCTGGAGATGAAGAACCAAATTTATCAGTTTTGTGCCGGTGACAGATCGAGTCCTCAATGGAGTGCGATTAATGAGTATTTGGAGAAACTGACAGTTAAGATGAAGGCATATGGGTACGTGCCTGATACAAGTTCAGTTTTGCATGATATGGACATAGAAGAGAAGGAATACTGTTTGGCACATCACAGTGAGAAACTTGCGATTGTGTTTGGGCTTCTGAATGTTCCAGCTGATTCACCAGTCAGGGTTATGAAAAATCTTCGTGTCTGTGATGATTGCCATCTAGCTATCAAATGCATTTCTAAGATTGTCAAAAGAGAAATCATTGTTCGAGATGTGAGTCGCTTTCATCATTTCGTGGATGGAAAGTGCTCCTGTAGTGATTATTGGTGA
- the LOC116256673 gene encoding uncharacterized protein LOC116256673, with the protein MESSPSLPNLLLDVDLTIVSAKHLKNVNWRRGALAPYAVASCFDDPNCRLPTTVDSSGGTKPVWNQRFALSISVCRPFPISFLTFDIFHSDDDIHPSSSSISVAFPLVVGSARLPLDDALSDSPRLLTLELRRPSGRPQGRLKIKIAVRKRPLSAAGGYPPPVPAPAPAPAPAPAPAPLQPRGYLPLPEQLRMPVGYSAPHPMDFAPPSPNFFSDCHSRAKPLAPSLPLSPPPPPNHYCDRAGYDSGPSAPLYSSPSASSSVNGGNGVKRGKRGKLLLGTGPPLGMVAGACGGIVLEEGMKNEKKKAGERDAKNPAGMGRWPEHYGGY; encoded by the coding sequence ATGGAGTCGTCCCCTTCGCTGCCCAACCTCCTGTTGGACGTTGACCTGACGATCGTCTCCGCCAAGCACCTCAAGAACGTCAACTGGCGGCGCGGCGCCCTCGCACCCTACGCCGTCGCCTCCTGCTTCGACGATCCCAACTGCCGCCTACCCACCACCGTCGACTCCTCCGGCGGCACCAAGCCCGTCTGGAACCAGCGGTtcgctctctctatctctgtgtGCCGTCCGTTTCCCATCAGCTTCCTCACCTTTGACATCTTTCACTCCGACGATGACATCCACCCGTCGTCCTCCTCCATCTCTGTTGCATTCCCGCTCGTTGTCGGCTCTGCCCGCCTCCCCCTCGACGACGCCCTCTCGGACTCTCCCCGCCTCCTGACACTCGAGTTACGCCGCCCCTCTGGCCGCCCGCAGGGAAGGCTCAAGATCAAGATCGCCGTCAGGAAGCGGCCGCTTTCAGCGGCAGGCGGATATCCGCCTCCTGTCCCTGCCCCTGCCCCTGCCCCTGCCCCTGCCCCTGCCCCTGCCCCCCTGCAGCCGAGAGGCTATCTCCCCTTGCCGGAGCAATTGAGGATGCCCGTTGGCTACTCGGCTCCTCACCCCATGGATTTTGCACCGCCGAGCCCTAATTTCTTCTCCGATTGCCATTCCCGTGCTAAACCCTTGGCTCCTTCATTGCCGCTGTCGCCTCCGCCTCCGCCGAATCATTATTGTGACCGTGCAGGGTACGATTCCGGCCCTTCTGCCCCCCTGTATTCATCGCCGTCGGCTTCTTCGTCCGTCAATGGCGGGAATGGGGTTAAgaggggaaagagagggaaactATTGCTGGGGACCGGGCCGCCCCTTGGGATGGTTGCAGGCGCTTGTGGTGGTATAGTTCTGGAGGAAGGGatgaagaatgagaagaagaaggccGGCGAGCGAGATGCAAAAAATCCTGCTGGAATGGGCAGGTGGCCAGAGCACTATGGTGGTTATTGA